In a genomic window of Saccharothrix sp. HUAS TT1:
- a CDS encoding cellulose binding domain-containing protein, giving the protein MDYGVTNQWDGGFGANVTVTNLGDAVSGWTLKWSFAAGQKVTQLWGGEFSQSGGEVTVRNASWNGSLATGASVAAGFNGSWTGSNPVPTSFTLNGVACTGQPTGTSTTTSTSTSTSTSTSTTTSTSTTTSTTTTTTTSNPPAGVATGYASQNGGTTGGQGGATVRATTGTQIHQALCGRASSSTPIVIEVEGTINHGNTAKVSGDSCSTASGVIELKQISNVTIIGVGSGAVFDQLGIHIRESRNIIIRNVTVRNVKKSGSPTSNGGDAIGMESNVRNVWVDHTTLLASGGESEGYDGLFDMKDDTQYVTLSYSTLRNSGRGGLVGSSESDRSNGFVTYHHNLYENIDSRTPLLRGGIGHMYNNHYVSLNESGINSRAGARAKVDNNYFKNSKDVLGTFYTSEAGYWHVSGNIFDNVTWSSPGSDTNPAGPDVKSTTTVNVPYSFRLDQANCVPSVVGRTAGANTGLKVSDGAC; this is encoded by the coding sequence GTGGACTACGGCGTCACCAACCAGTGGGACGGTGGTTTCGGCGCCAACGTCACGGTGACCAACCTGGGCGACGCGGTGTCGGGCTGGACGTTGAAGTGGTCGTTCGCGGCCGGTCAGAAGGTGACGCAGCTGTGGGGCGGGGAGTTCTCCCAGTCCGGCGGCGAGGTGACGGTGCGCAACGCGTCCTGGAACGGCTCGCTGGCCACCGGCGCGTCGGTCGCGGCGGGCTTCAACGGCTCCTGGACGGGCTCCAACCCCGTGCCCACCTCCTTCACGCTCAACGGCGTGGCCTGCACCGGGCAGCCCACCGGCACCTCGACCACGACCTCCACGTCGACTTCCACGTCGACCTCGACCTCCACCACCACGTCGACATCGACCACCACCAGCACCACCACCACGACCACCACGTCGAATCCGCCTGCCGGTGTCGCGACCGGCTACGCGTCCCAGAACGGCGGGACCACGGGTGGTCAGGGCGGGGCCACGGTCCGCGCCACCACGGGAACGCAGATCCACCAGGCCCTGTGCGGCCGGGCCAGCAGCAGCACGCCGATCGTCATCGAGGTCGAGGGCACCATCAACCACGGCAACACGGCCAAGGTCTCCGGTGACAGCTGCTCGACCGCCTCCGGCGTGATCGAGCTCAAGCAGATCAGCAACGTCACGATCATCGGCGTCGGCAGCGGCGCCGTCTTCGACCAGCTCGGCATCCACATCCGCGAGTCGCGCAACATCATCATCCGGAACGTGACCGTCCGGAACGTCAAGAAGTCCGGCTCGCCCACGTCCAACGGCGGCGACGCCATCGGCATGGAGAGCAACGTCCGCAACGTCTGGGTCGACCACACCACGCTGCTCGCGTCGGGCGGCGAGTCGGAGGGCTACGACGGCCTGTTCGACATGAAGGACGACACCCAGTACGTGACGCTGTCCTACAGCACCCTGCGCAACTCAGGCCGGGGCGGGCTGGTCGGGTCGAGCGAGAGCGACCGCTCGAACGGCTTCGTCACCTACCACCACAACCTGTACGAGAACATCGACTCCCGGACGCCCCTGCTGCGTGGCGGCATCGGCCACATGTACAACAACCACTACGTGAGCCTCAACGAGTCCGGCATCAACTCCCGGGCCGGAGCCAGGGCCAAGGTGGACAACAACTACTTCAAGAACTCCAAGGACGTCCTCGGCACCTTCTACACCAGCGAGGCCGGCTACTGGCACGTCAGCGGGAACATCTTCGACAACGTGACGTGGTCCAGCCCCGGCAGCGACACCAACCCCGCCGGTCCCGACGTCAAGTCCACCACCACCGTGAACGTCCCCTACAGCTTCCGGCTCGACCAGGCCAACTGCGTGCCGAGCGTCGTCGGCCGCACCGCGGGCGCCAACACGGGCCTGAAGGTGTCCGACGGCGCCTGCTAG
- a CDS encoding N-acetylmuramic acid 6-phosphate etherase — MTPPNTEHRHPRSVGLGALDANAVLALMDDEEPVVTQAVARARPALAAVAEEMARTCATGGTVAFVGGGTSGHLVLQEVAELGPTFGAPPGRFRAHIASSLLQDPAVVTAREDDRQAGPAAVADLGPGDLVIAVAASGSTPFVLATVRAARGIRTCGIANNSDAPLLAEVDLPVLLDTGPELLTGSTRLKAGTAQKLALNRITTAAHVLLGAVRENYMIELRATNDKLRRRAMTIVTDLAGVDEDRAREALDAAGWHVRSAVEYLLMP; from the coding sequence GTGACCCCGCCCAACACCGAACACCGCCACCCCCGCTCCGTCGGACTGGGAGCCCTCGACGCGAACGCGGTGCTGGCGCTGATGGACGACGAGGAACCGGTGGTGACCCAGGCGGTCGCACGAGCTCGACCCGCCCTCGCCGCAGTGGCAGAGGAGATGGCGCGGACCTGCGCGACGGGCGGCACCGTCGCCTTTGTCGGCGGCGGTACCAGCGGCCACCTGGTACTTCAAGAGGTCGCCGAGCTAGGCCCCACCTTCGGAGCCCCGCCGGGGCGCTTCCGCGCCCACATCGCCAGTTCGTTGCTCCAAGACCCCGCAGTGGTCACCGCCCGTGAGGACGACAGGCAAGCAGGTCCGGCTGCCGTGGCTGACCTCGGTCCGGGCGACCTGGTGATCGCGGTGGCGGCCAGCGGCTCGACCCCGTTCGTCCTGGCGACCGTACGGGCTGCCCGCGGTATCCGTACCTGCGGCATCGCCAACAATTCAGACGCGCCCCTGCTCGCAGAAGTCGATCTACCCGTACTCCTGGATACCGGTCCTGAACTGCTGACCGGCTCCACACGTCTCAAGGCGGGCACGGCGCAGAAGCTCGCACTGAACCGCATCACCACGGCGGCCCACGTCCTGCTCGGCGCGGTTCGCGAGAATTACATGATCGAACTCCGTGCCACCAACGACAAGCTCCGCCGCAGGGCCATGACGATCGTCACCGACCTCGCGGGTGTGGATGAGGATCGAGCCCGTGAAGCGCTTGACGCAGCCGGGTGGCACGTTCGCTCCGCCGTCGAGTATCTGTTGATGCCTTGA
- a CDS encoding AAA family ATPase, giving the protein MPTDHGDALAELAGLLAECSAGTGGLALVSGGLASGKTELLQRFQRHAAASGALLLTATGAPAERPLQAGVIDQLFDGAGLPPEIADRVSHLITPIAATVDDSGADVQRTHNSHVRPVHELCQILLELSRERPVVLCVDDVQFADNSSLQFILYLRRRMRTGRVVVVLAEWQQPQPTLPLFHAELTRGPHHHIRLAPLSTGGIADLLRGRVPDPDALAPAWHGLSGGNPMLVRALIEDLEAGHETGPDQVGPALKRAVLECLHRWEAGLLEVARAIAVLGEERTPVLLGRLAGTTPEAVEQAVDVLTAAGLLLDGDFRHPGAASAVLDSTPGAERVRLHSRAAELLYQRGAAAAVVADHLVAADRVAPGWPVAVLRIAAEQALMGDDVAAAVRYLEPALPVVERDERLGLTSVLVRALWRVNPAAAVVHMAPLHEAMWAGGLRGRDAMIVVQHALWIGDEATAVRALAVLEENPGVLDAQSAAELRIVCQWFHGLGPAAAVATDVVADADPWVAAAQAVGTFWTDEFHPDAIASAEHILRSCRLGDMSLEVVLTALLILVHSGHPDRAEQWCDRLAAEATRGGAVTWQSVLEVVRADIALRRGEVVVAAARAETALALLPHQGWGLSIGYPLAVLLEANIALGRHRVVADVMRLRVPDAMFATAAGLRYLHARGNGNLAAGRVLAAISDFQNCGTRMREWGIDLPVLAPWRCGLAQANLTLGRPEAARELIHEQMQLPAGDRRTRGAALRVLAAAGEPAERPGLLREAVRHLRRAGDRVELARALSDLSEALDTLGEHGEARELSRVAAAETKASYSGALPIPVDWEDGDTGDGRPVLSDSELRVAELAAKGHTNREISGILYITVSTVEQHLTRVYRKLGMRSRADLPHRLSQRAGAGPRAVEARG; this is encoded by the coding sequence GTGCCGACGGACCATGGTGATGCGCTCGCCGAACTGGCCGGCCTGCTCGCCGAGTGCTCGGCAGGGACAGGCGGGCTCGCCCTGGTCAGCGGCGGTTTGGCCAGCGGGAAGACCGAATTGCTGCAGCGGTTCCAGCGGCACGCCGCCGCCTCCGGGGCGCTGTTGCTGACCGCGACCGGCGCGCCTGCCGAACGTCCCCTGCAGGCCGGGGTCATCGACCAGCTGTTCGACGGCGCCGGACTGCCGCCGGAAATAGCGGACCGCGTTTCCCACCTCATCACGCCGATCGCCGCGACCGTGGACGACTCCGGCGCGGACGTGCAGCGCACCCACAATTCTCATGTGCGCCCCGTGCATGAATTGTGTCAAATCCTTCTCGAACTGTCGCGGGAACGCCCGGTCGTGTTGTGCGTGGACGACGTGCAATTCGCCGACAACTCCTCGCTGCAATTCATCCTCTACCTGCGGCGGCGGATGAGGACCGGCCGGGTGGTCGTCGTGCTCGCCGAGTGGCAGCAGCCGCAGCCGACGCTGCCGCTGTTCCACGCCGAGCTGACCCGCGGGCCGCACCACCACATCCGGCTCGCACCGCTGTCGACGGGCGGGATCGCCGACCTGCTGCGCGGCCGGGTGCCCGACCCCGACGCGCTCGCGCCCGCCTGGCACGGCCTCAGCGGCGGCAACCCGATGCTGGTCCGCGCCCTGATCGAGGACCTGGAGGCCGGCCACGAGACCGGCCCCGACCAGGTCGGCCCCGCGCTCAAGCGCGCGGTGCTGGAGTGCCTGCACCGCTGGGAAGCCGGGCTGCTGGAGGTCGCGCGCGCCATCGCCGTGCTCGGCGAGGAACGCACGCCGGTCCTGCTCGGCCGGCTGGCCGGCACCACGCCCGAGGCCGTGGAGCAGGCGGTCGACGTGCTCACCGCCGCCGGCCTGCTGCTCGACGGCGACTTCCGCCACCCCGGCGCGGCGTCGGCGGTCCTGGACAGCACGCCGGGCGCCGAACGGGTGCGGCTGCACTCCCGCGCCGCCGAACTGCTCTACCAGCGCGGCGCGGCGGCGGCCGTGGTGGCCGACCACCTCGTGGCCGCCGACCGGGTCGCACCGGGCTGGCCGGTCGCCGTGCTGCGCATCGCCGCCGAGCAGGCGCTCATGGGCGACGACGTGGCGGCGGCCGTGCGCTACCTGGAACCGGCGCTGCCCGTGGTCGAGCGGGACGAGCGGCTGGGCCTCACCAGCGTCCTGGTCCGAGCGCTGTGGCGGGTCAACCCGGCCGCCGCCGTCGTGCACATGGCACCCCTGCACGAGGCGATGTGGGCGGGCGGGCTGCGCGGCCGGGACGCCATGATCGTCGTGCAGCACGCGCTGTGGATCGGGGACGAGGCCACGGCCGTGCGGGCGCTCGCCGTGCTGGAGGAGAACCCCGGCGTGCTGGACGCGCAGAGCGCGGCCGAGCTGCGGATCGTCTGCCAGTGGTTCCACGGCCTCGGCCCGGCCGCCGCCGTGGCCACCGACGTGGTGGCCGACGCGGACCCGTGGGTGGCCGCGGCGCAGGCCGTCGGCACCTTCTGGACCGACGAGTTCCACCCCGACGCCATCGCCAGCGCCGAGCACATCCTGCGGAGCTGCCGGCTCGGCGACATGTCGCTGGAGGTCGTGCTCACCGCCCTGCTGATCCTGGTGCACAGCGGCCACCCCGACCGGGCCGAGCAGTGGTGCGACCGGCTCGCCGCCGAGGCCACCCGCGGCGGCGCGGTGACCTGGCAGTCGGTCCTGGAGGTCGTCCGGGCCGACATCGCCCTGCGCCGCGGGGAGGTGGTGGTGGCCGCCGCGCGCGCCGAGACCGCGCTCGCCCTGCTGCCGCACCAGGGCTGGGGCCTGTCCATCGGCTACCCGCTGGCCGTGCTGCTGGAGGCCAACATCGCGCTCGGTCGGCACCGCGTGGTCGCCGACGTGATGCGGCTGCGCGTGCCCGACGCCATGTTCGCCACCGCCGCCGGCCTGCGCTACCTGCACGCCCGCGGCAACGGCAACCTCGCCGCCGGGCGGGTGCTCGCCGCCATCAGCGACTTCCAGAACTGCGGCACCCGGATGCGCGAGTGGGGCATCGACCTGCCGGTGCTCGCGCCGTGGCGCTGCGGCCTCGCCCAGGCCAACCTCACCCTCGGCCGCCCGGAGGCGGCCCGCGAGCTGATCCACGAGCAGATGCAGCTGCCGGCGGGCGACCGCCGCACCCGCGGCGCGGCGCTGCGGGTCCTCGCCGCGGCGGGCGAGCCCGCCGAGCGGCCCGGGCTGCTGCGCGAGGCCGTGCGGCACCTGCGGCGGGCGGGCGACCGGGTCGAGCTGGCCCGCGCCCTGTCCGACCTCAGCGAAGCCCTCGACACCCTGGGGGAGCACGGCGAGGCGCGCGAGCTGTCCCGGGTCGCGGCGGCCGAGACCAAGGCGTCCTACTCCGGCGCCCTGCCCATCCCGGTCGACTGGGAGGACGGCGACACCGGCGACGGGCGACCGGTCCTCAGCGACTCCGAGCTGCGCGTGGCCGAACTCGCCGCGAAGGGCCACACGAACCGCGAGATCAGCGGCATCCTCTACATCACCGTCAGCACCGTCGAGCAGCACCTCACCAGGGTCTACCGCAAGCTGGGCATGCGCAGTCGGGCGGACCTGCCGCACCGCCTGTCCCAGCGGGCGGGCGCCGGCCCGCGGGCCGTCGAAGCCCGGGGCTGA